The segment TCGAGTCGCTCATCCTGAAAATCCTCTGATCGTTTGAAACCCTCATCTCATAATCACCTCTGTTAATTCATCTCGCTTATAATCGATGTTACAAGCTGTGGCGTCTAAGCCCTTAAATTTACACCCGAATTCTCCTCCATCTCCCCTTCAAGCTCGTGGGATAAGTTGCTATCTTGACCTACAGCCGCCGTATAGCTGGGATATCCGGGCTGCTGAAATCTTCTCCCGTTTCCCATCCACGATCCGAACCCCCCTGAGAAAGAGGGGTTAAATGACCTGACCTCAACCTGTCCCATCTTTATCCCGTGCTCCTCCAGGTTCTGCCTTATCTGAGGGGCGATCTGATGGAGCAACCTCCTCACGGAGTTGTCCTCGACCTTTATGATAGCGGATATCTCCTCCCCTTTTTTGATCACCTTTATCTCCATCCTACCGAGATGTTCCGGACGAAGTTTGACCCTTATAGAGCTCACCGTTACGATTCTACCCTCTAAGATGGGATTTTCCGCTTTAAGCCTGTTCACCTCATTCGATATCATCCCGCCGAGCTCATTGGAGATCCTCCCAGCTTCCGGTCTA is part of the Candidatus Poribacteria bacterium genome and harbors:
- a CDS encoding flagellar hook-length control protein FliK, translating into MSVKGNGGEKNIPLPSYPSPSYREVDIAVRFDRQGERVEVRDIDEGVADEIARQWQHTVGGTEYRLEVGDRPEAGRISNELGGMISNEVNRLKAENPILEGRIVTVSSIRVKLRPEHLGRMEIKVIKKGEEISAIIKVEDNSVRRLLHQIAPQIRQNLEEHGIKMGQVEVRSFNPSFSGGFGSWMGNGRRFQQPGYPSYTAAVGQDSNLSHELEGEMEENSGVNLRA